The stretch of DNA CCGAACGACCGACGTGCTCAGCGAGGCCTGGGCCATGGGAGGGTCGATCTACTACCGCTCGGGCTGGCTCGCCGATGTGTTCCAGGCAGAGGTCGAGGGCTTCACCTCGCAGCCGATCGTCGCTCCGGAGAGCAAGGGCGGAACACAGCTGCTCGAGCCAGTACAGAATGGCTACAGCGTCCTCGGCATCGCGAACGGCAAGCTCCGCTATCAGGACATCGAGCTCACCGGAGGCCGCCTCTACCTCGATCTGCCCTTCGTGAATCAAAACGACAGTCGCATGACCCCGAATACCTTCGAGGCTGTCACCCTGCAAAAGACCGGAGGAGAGCTCAAGCTCACGACGGGCTACGCGTGGAACATCAAGGAACGCAATTCGGAAGACTTCGTCTCCTTTTCGGACGCCGCTGGGGCGGAGCACGATCGCGGTCTGGCCTGGGGCGGCCTGATCTGGGATCCGGACAGTGAGTTTCATGCCGGGGTATTCGCCGGCGCCGTTCCCGACCTTGGCGGCCGGGCCTACGGCGAGCTGGGTGTTGGACGCTCGCTGGCGGACGGATGGGACGGGCGGATCGACGGGCAGTTCACGTACGAATTCGACGTTGGAGACGACCTCTCGGGTGACGCCGTGGAGGAAACCTGGAACCTCGCAGTCCGCGCGGCGACGAGCCACGCGGGAGCCGTGTTCCGACTCGGCATGGCCTTTGCCGGCCCGAACCAGTCCACGAACTTCTACGGATCGGACCCGAGCTACGTCGATCTCATGCAGGTAACCTTCAACCGGCCCGAGGAGAAGGCGCTCCTGGCGAGTCTCTCCTACGACTTCGCGGGACTCGGCGTCGACGGCCTCTCGGCCATCGTGAACTTCGTGGCCGGCTTCGAGGGCAAGGTCGATGGGGGTCGCAGCGATCGACAGGAGGTCGACCTCACGATCGACTACCGCGTGAACGAGGAAGGCTGGCTCAAGAGCTTCTGGCTGCGGGTGCGCGGCTCATGGTACAACGACCAATCCGCTGAACACGATGGCACCCAGATTCGAGTCATCCTGCGTTACGACTTGCCGGTGATCTGATCCCGATCAAGCCAGACCGGGCAGGACCACCTTCAACCCGTCCACGACCATTTCGACCGCGATGGCGAGCAGGATCATTCCCATCAGTCGAGTCATGATCACCCGCATCGTTTCGCTCAGGACCTTTCCGAACGAGGAGGAGAAGAACAGGACGACGAAGAGCATCACCAGAATGATCGCCACGACGCCGCCGATTTCGATCAGGTCGGTGAGGGTTTGGGCATGGCCGCAATAGATGATGAGCGTCGCGATGGTCCCCGGCCCGACGATCATCGGAAAGGTGATGGGATAGAAGGCGAGCGCCGACAGCTCCGATAGGTGCTGCTGCTCGTCCGTCGAGCCCTGATGGGATGAAGCGCCTTCGCCGTTCAGCATCGACCAGGCGATATGCACGAGGACGATGCCTCCAGCAACGCGGAACTGATCGACGGTGATGCCGAAGAATCCAATGATCGCCTTTCCGGCGATCAGGATGATCGCGCACATGATCGCCGAGTAGAAGATGATCTTCACGGCCAGGGTTCGCTGCTGCGCAATCGAATACCCGGTGGTGAGCGCCAGGAAGATCGGCAGGTTCACGAACGGGTTCATGATCGCGAAGAAGGCGCCGAACGCCTTGATCAGTTCAGACTTGTCCATTTCGATCATCCCCAGCCTTGCCGTCGCCACCCCGTGATTGGAAACGGAGGGGAGTCGTGTCGCATTCATTATTGCAGACTAAGGCTCGGATATCCGCTCCTCATCGGATGCTTCGGGTGGCACCTTCGAATCACCTTCGATCTGCAGGGGCGTGCGCATATTGACATCGAGTGTGTTGAAGGGAATCTCGATACCCCGCTTTATCAAAGCATCGTTCATGGCGCGATTCAATTCGCTGATCACGCGTCGACGCTGGTTGATATTGCGGATGATGACGCGCAGCTCGAAATCGAGTGAACTATCGCCGAAATCCACAAAGAGCGCGCAGGGGTAACCCATCTGGGGATCCTGGTTGGCATCGACCCGGACGCTATCCGGGTGACCATTTCCCACGTCGAGCAGGGTCTTGATGACGGTCGCGATGTCACTGTCGGCAGCCACCGATACCGGCAACTTGAGCCGCCCTAAGGTATTGCCCAGGGTCCAGTTGGTCACCTGGCTGGATATCATGTCGGAGTTGGGCACGATGACTACGGCCCGATCAAATGTCTCTATGGTCGTCGTGCGGATGTTGATGTGCCGAACATAGCCTTCGGTTTCTCCGACGACGATCCAGTCGCCATTTCTCACCGGCCGCTCGACAAGCATGATGATGCCGGATACGAAGTTGTTGACGATGTTCTGCAGGCCGAAACCGACGCCGACTGAAAGTGCGCCGGCGACGATGGCGAGATTGGAGAATCGAATGCCGGCGATCGACAGTGCGACGATGACTGCAATGGCCACGCCGACGTAACCAAAGGTCGTGA from Gammaproteobacteria bacterium encodes:
- a CDS encoding OprD family porin, translating into ALIPWLHESLQELPPFLADTQLEARFRTYYLRADRTTDVLSEAWAMGGSIYYRSGWLADVFQAEVEGFTSQPIVAPESKGGTQLLEPVQNGYSVLGIANGKLRYQDIELTGGRLYLDLPFVNQNDSRMTPNTFEAVTLQKTGGELKLTTGYAWNIKERNSEDFVSFSDAAGAEHDRGLAWGGLIWDPDSEFHAGVFAGAVPDLGGRAYGELGVGRSLADGWDGRIDGQFTYEFDVGDDLSGDAVEETWNLAVRAATSHAGAVFRLGMAFAGPNQSTNFYGSDPSYVDLMQVTFNRPEEKALLASLSYDFAGLGVDGLSAIVNFVAGFEGKVDGGRSDRQEVDLTIDYRVNEEGWLKSFWLRVRGSWYNDQSAEHDGTQIRVILRYDLPVI
- a CDS encoding MarC family protein codes for the protein MDKSELIKAFGAFFAIMNPFVNLPIFLALTTGYSIAQQRTLAVKIIFYSAIMCAIILIAGKAIIGFFGITVDQFRVAGGIVLVHIAWSMLNGEGASSHQGSTDEQQHLSELSALAFYPITFPMIVGPGTIATLIIYCGHAQTLTDLIEIGGVVAIILVMLFVVLFFSSSFGKVLSETMRVIMTRLMGMILLAIAVEMVVDGLKVVLPGLA